One part of the Nitrospira defluvii genome encodes these proteins:
- a CDS encoding tetratricopeptide repeat protein, whose amino-acid sequence MNRGMQTIMLLTGVVSIAGCAATSKPASAVLPAPSGTDQAAARHNEEGIQTYGERQWDKAKRQFDAAIEVAPTFAEAHYNLGMVLYRMGALREGDAHFMTAADLAPGNTVIWDSPPLRNVTVPDKASTVPGSSDGHGH is encoded by the coding sequence ATGAACCGTGGGATGCAGACAATCATGCTGTTGACGGGAGTCGTCAGTATAGCCGGGTGCGCGGCAACCTCCAAACCAGCCAGCGCGGTGTTGCCTGCGCCAAGCGGGACGGATCAAGCCGCTGCTCGGCACAACGAGGAAGGCATCCAGACGTACGGCGAGAGGCAATGGGACAAGGCCAAACGGCAGTTCGACGCTGCCATTGAGGTTGCACCGACCTTTGCCGAGGCCCATTACAACCTCGGCATGGTCCTGTACCGGATGGGAGCGTTGCGGGAAGGAGATGCACATTTTATGACGGCTGCCGACTTGGCTCCAGGGAACACCGTCATTTGGGATTCACCGCCGCTCCGCAACGTGACGGTTCCGGACAAAGCATCGACAGTCCCAGGGTCGTCTGATGGCCATGGCCATTAG
- a CDS encoding cation transporter, which produces MDELTLKITGMSCGHCVGQVTKALTRLDGVQVNSVKVGEAIVVYDPREIVPTEIIQAVTEAGYETQLVRRVA; this is translated from the coding sequence ATGGACGAATTGACCCTGAAGATCACCGGGATGAGCTGCGGGCATTGCGTCGGACAGGTCACGAAGGCGCTGACCCGGCTCGACGGCGTGCAGGTAAACAGCGTAAAGGTCGGCGAAGCGATCGTCGTGTATGACCCGAGGGAAATCGTTCCCACGGAGATTATCCAGGCTGTGACCGAGGCAGGATATGAGACCCAATTGGTCAGGAGGGTGGCATGA
- a CDS encoding efflux RND transporter periplasmic adaptor subunit: protein MNVHMVRRSSPVYRTIGLFLLVAIVSTSCQSKQEDAPKPPAQAATALNEPGIIELPDGSPTLTHLQTDRAALRPIRTALKAQAGKILVNENRLAHLSARVPGRIVAVYTNLGDRVRKGDRLLLLDSPAFGGAQLEYRKARTTVGVTEQALERAKALIDRGAIGAGEYQRREADHENARADLHEAEEKLHLLGMTEREIERLAAKTLPHAEVAQVFLRAPFTGEVIERNATIGEVIDPNKTLFTVADLSTVWVRADFPEQQAGRLKTGLTIELRVSAYPETVFRGAITYVGAVIDPTTRTVTARADVSNPDGRLRPEMFADVTLMTDEQSVLSVPRAAVQQVGSRTVAFIVQGPRRFESREVTVAQASGDYIQVVAGLTAGEEVVTQGSYALKSELLREHMPSEGAP from the coding sequence ATGAACGTTCACATGGTGAGGCGTTCATCACCGGTTTATCGAACGATCGGCCTGTTCCTGTTGGTCGCCATAGTGAGTACGTCGTGTCAGTCAAAGCAAGAGGATGCGCCGAAACCGCCTGCCCAAGCGGCCACGGCGTTGAATGAACCCGGTATCATCGAACTGCCTGATGGGAGTCCGACTCTCACCCATCTACAGACCGATCGAGCAGCGCTCCGGCCGATCCGCACGGCCCTCAAGGCCCAGGCGGGGAAGATTTTGGTCAATGAGAATCGACTAGCGCATCTGAGCGCGCGAGTTCCCGGCCGTATCGTGGCTGTGTATACCAACCTCGGCGACCGAGTCCGGAAAGGGGACCGGCTGCTGTTACTCGACAGCCCCGCCTTTGGAGGGGCTCAGTTGGAGTATCGGAAAGCGAGGACCACAGTGGGTGTGACGGAACAAGCGCTGGAGCGTGCCAAAGCCCTAATCGATCGCGGTGCGATCGGCGCGGGGGAATATCAACGGCGCGAGGCGGACCATGAGAATGCTCGTGCCGATCTCCACGAAGCGGAGGAAAAGCTGCATTTACTCGGCATGACGGAGCGGGAGATCGAGCGGCTGGCCGCCAAGACCTTGCCCCATGCGGAGGTTGCGCAAGTCTTCCTGCGGGCGCCCTTTACCGGTGAAGTGATTGAGCGGAACGCGACCATCGGCGAAGTCATTGATCCCAATAAGACGCTCTTCACAGTGGCAGACCTCTCGACTGTCTGGGTGCGTGCCGATTTCCCGGAGCAACAGGCTGGTCGACTGAAGACCGGCCTCACCATCGAGCTGCGAGTGTCGGCCTATCCGGAGACGGTGTTTCGAGGTGCCATTACCTATGTTGGCGCGGTGATCGATCCCACGACGCGGACCGTGACGGCACGGGCGGATGTATCCAACCCTGACGGCCGATTACGACCCGAAATGTTCGCCGACGTCACATTGATGACGGACGAGCAATCCGTCTTGAGCGTCCCGCGCGCAGCCGTGCAGCAGGTTGGCAGCCGGACGGTCGCGTTCATTGTGCAAGGACCGCGTCGGTTCGAATCCCGTGAGGTGACCGTCGCCCAGGCCTCGGGCGACTACATCCAGGTTGTGGCTGGGCTCACGGCAGGAGAGGAAGTGGTCACGCAGGGCAGTTACGCCCTCAAGTCTGAGTTGCTCCGCGAGCACATGCCGTCGGAGGGCGCGCCATGA
- a CDS encoding transporter — protein MKSNTSRVVILFLLIVPTVVWALDHDNLDPNRPIAIEDAYVVPKGEIGVEGGLLFSDRKRGDSRLVFQPQLIIGALNNTQLELSSDVSTDPRSVVGDDKSGNLTVGALYNFNTETLSLPAFAARVQLGFPTGVNAKGVDTAVTGVMTRSFGQWRTHLNVGYTFLGSPQGQERSGTYRVVAAVSYPLGYPTSFRDTIIANVFTRQSDLMGQRNPTGIGIGLRHQISSRVVADIGIGSELFGPADRSVFFSTIGLSVGF, from the coding sequence GTGAAGAGTAATACCTCCAGGGTTGTCATACTGTTCCTACTGATAGTGCCGACCGTCGTCTGGGCGTTGGACCACGACAATCTGGACCCCAACCGTCCCATTGCCATTGAAGATGCCTATGTGGTGCCGAAAGGAGAGATCGGGGTCGAGGGAGGACTATTATTTAGTGACCGCAAGCGAGGGGACAGCCGGCTCGTGTTCCAGCCCCAGCTGATCATCGGGGCCTTGAACAATACCCAATTGGAGTTGAGTAGCGATGTGTCGACGGACCCGAGGTCCGTCGTGGGGGATGATAAATCTGGCAATCTCACGGTCGGCGCGCTGTATAACTTCAATACCGAGACCCTGAGCCTGCCGGCCTTCGCAGCCCGCGTACAACTGGGGTTTCCCACCGGTGTGAATGCGAAGGGAGTCGATACCGCGGTGACCGGGGTCATGACGCGCTCGTTCGGGCAATGGCGAACCCATCTCAATGTCGGCTATACGTTTCTAGGATCACCGCAGGGCCAGGAACGGAGTGGAACGTACCGGGTTGTGGCGGCGGTGAGTTATCCCCTCGGGTATCCGACAAGTTTTCGCGATACCATCATAGCCAACGTCTTCACCCGTCAATCTGATCTGATGGGCCAACGGAATCCGACAGGGATCGGGATCGGTCTTCGGCATCAGATCAGTTCGCGAGTCGTCGCCGATATAGGGATCGGGAGTGAGTTATTCGGACCGGCCGATCGGTCGGTATTTTTCAGCACTATTGGGTTATCTGTGGGTTTCTGA
- a CDS encoding efflux RND transporter permease subunit has translation MIERLIRGALEQRLIVLLLMLGLIVSGVAAFRHLPIDAFPDVTPVQVQVITRAPSLAPSEIERLVTFPLEIELTNLPRKTELRSVSRFGLSVITVVFEDRMDIYFARQLVLERVLQARSRLPASAEPVLGPVSTGLSEVFMYLVEGSTQSLIDLRTLQDWVIRPMLRAVPGLADVDTLGGLAKQYEVLVDPNRLTSFGLTLRQVHAAVAGNNQNAGGSYIEQGGDKLVVHGVGLARSVGDLEQIVVAAHRGTPIYLRDVAQVRQGTAIRLGGVTRDGKGEVLEGIAVMLRGGNSREIVAGVKDKVELINRVLPAGVKMVPFHDRIELVARALDTVERALLEGAAVVILVLYLFLRNLRGALVVALTLPLATLATFLIMQQVGLSANLMSLGGLAISLGMIVDAAIVQVENVERHLGEQTTGRALSVTDRLPVVLRAVLEVRRPSLFGELIIALTFVPLLTLQGMEGKMFIPLAMTVVIALLSSLVLSMTVVPVLAAVLMKPGVMEEGGHLLERGRRLYRQLLEGAIRRTRLVVLAAAGVLVGGAALVPFIGREFVPIMDEGTIVVNVMRLPSISLSESLKISGEVERLLLEVPDVRSVVSRTGANELGTDPMGMELSDMYVLLKSESEWQAQSKADIEEQIRRRLAQVPGIAFGLSQPIAMRVDELVSGVRSQVAVKLFGDELETLRIKAEEIARVLRQVRGLSDLRIEQVSGLYYLKIDIDRARIARYGINVAEITEVIEAVGGGIAAGEVFEGQWRFPIMVRFPDDRRADVETIAALWVTAPDGSRIPLRDLAEIRIVDGPAQISREHASRRIVIEANVVGRDLVGAVEEAQVAVARLVPLPSGYYLTWGGQFENQQQAMARLAVVVPLVIGLIFLLLFFTFGNLRQAALILLAIPFAMVGGLLALLLGGLYLSVPASVGFIALFGVAVLNGVVKIAYINQLREQGMALDEAVLTGMVLRLRPVLMTAVVAMMALLPLLLATGPGSEIQRPLATVVIGGLFSSTALTLLVLPVLYRWMEQRLVQRREAESSTLLRGAGREATT, from the coding sequence ATGATCGAACGGCTGATCCGCGGCGCGCTGGAACAACGACTCATCGTGCTGCTGCTTATGCTCGGGCTCATCGTGAGCGGCGTGGCCGCGTTCCGCCACCTCCCGATTGATGCCTTTCCCGATGTCACTCCGGTCCAGGTTCAAGTCATCACCCGGGCGCCCTCTCTGGCGCCTTCAGAAATCGAACGCCTCGTGACCTTTCCCCTGGAGATCGAGTTGACGAACCTCCCGAGGAAAACGGAACTGCGGTCGGTGTCACGATTCGGACTCTCGGTGATAACGGTCGTCTTTGAGGACAGGATGGATATCTATTTCGCCAGACAACTCGTCTTGGAACGGGTGCTCCAGGCGCGATCCCGGCTTCCAGCAAGCGCCGAGCCCGTACTCGGACCGGTCAGTACGGGATTGAGCGAAGTCTTCATGTATCTCGTCGAGGGCTCGACACAGAGCCTCATCGACTTGCGGACCCTCCAAGACTGGGTCATCCGCCCGATGCTGCGCGCCGTCCCAGGCCTCGCGGATGTGGACACGTTGGGTGGCTTGGCCAAGCAGTATGAAGTCCTCGTCGATCCCAATCGATTGACGAGCTTTGGGCTCACACTACGCCAAGTCCACGCGGCCGTCGCAGGGAATAATCAAAATGCCGGGGGCAGTTACATTGAGCAGGGCGGAGATAAGTTGGTCGTCCACGGGGTGGGACTGGCCCGCTCTGTGGGGGACCTTGAACAAATCGTGGTGGCTGCGCACAGGGGCACACCAATCTATCTTCGAGACGTGGCCCAAGTTCGCCAAGGGACTGCGATTCGATTAGGGGGCGTCACGCGCGACGGGAAGGGCGAGGTCCTCGAAGGCATTGCCGTCATGCTCCGCGGCGGCAATAGCCGGGAGATCGTCGCGGGGGTGAAAGACAAGGTCGAGTTGATCAACCGGGTGCTGCCGGCCGGCGTGAAGATGGTGCCGTTCCATGACCGCATCGAATTGGTGGCACGGGCACTCGATACCGTTGAGCGGGCCCTGCTGGAGGGTGCCGCGGTCGTCATCCTCGTCCTGTATCTTTTTCTCCGGAATCTCCGCGGCGCGCTCGTTGTCGCGCTGACATTGCCGCTGGCCACGTTGGCTACATTTCTGATTATGCAACAGGTCGGCCTGTCGGCGAATCTGATGTCACTGGGTGGCTTGGCCATCTCGCTGGGAATGATTGTCGATGCGGCCATCGTGCAGGTAGAAAATGTCGAGCGCCATCTGGGCGAGCAGACCACGGGCCGAGCCCTCTCGGTTACCGACCGTTTGCCAGTCGTCTTACGCGCCGTCCTGGAAGTGCGGCGGCCGAGCCTGTTCGGAGAATTGATCATTGCGTTGACCTTCGTCCCGCTCCTGACACTCCAAGGGATGGAGGGCAAGATGTTTATCCCGCTGGCCATGACGGTGGTGATCGCCCTCCTGAGCTCCTTGGTGCTTTCGATGACGGTGGTTCCGGTGCTGGCGGCGGTGCTTATGAAGCCTGGTGTCATGGAGGAGGGTGGGCATCTATTGGAGAGAGGGCGACGGCTCTATCGCCAGCTGTTGGAGGGGGCCATCCGCAGAACTCGTCTGGTCGTCCTTGCGGCGGCCGGTGTACTTGTCGGCGGAGCGGCCCTGGTCCCGTTCATCGGTCGGGAATTCGTCCCGATCATGGACGAAGGCACGATCGTCGTGAATGTGATGCGGCTCCCGAGCATCAGCCTCAGCGAATCACTGAAAATTTCGGGGGAGGTCGAACGACTCTTGCTGGAGGTACCGGATGTGCGCTCCGTGGTTTCGCGCACGGGCGCCAACGAACTCGGGACGGATCCAATGGGGATGGAACTCAGCGACATGTACGTCTTACTCAAGTCCGAGTCCGAGTGGCAGGCGCAGTCTAAGGCTGACATCGAGGAGCAGATCCGTCGGCGGCTGGCGCAAGTGCCTGGCATCGCCTTTGGCTTGTCCCAGCCGATCGCCATGCGCGTCGACGAACTGGTCTCGGGAGTCCGGTCTCAGGTCGCCGTCAAACTGTTCGGCGACGAACTTGAGACGTTGCGGATCAAGGCAGAGGAGATCGCCAGGGTGCTGCGGCAGGTGCGCGGCCTGTCCGATCTCCGGATCGAGCAGGTGTCGGGCCTGTACTATCTGAAGATCGACATCGACCGTGCCAGGATCGCGCGATATGGGATCAATGTGGCCGAGATCACAGAGGTGATTGAAGCCGTCGGTGGCGGCATTGCCGCCGGCGAGGTCTTCGAAGGACAGTGGCGCTTTCCGATCATGGTGCGATTTCCAGACGATCGGCGTGCTGATGTCGAGACGATTGCGGCGTTGTGGGTGACGGCCCCGGACGGCTCCCGGATTCCGCTCCGGGATCTGGCCGAGATTCGGATTGTGGACGGGCCGGCCCAGATCAGCCGGGAGCATGCGAGCCGCCGGATTGTGATCGAGGCCAATGTGGTTGGACGTGATCTCGTCGGTGCGGTGGAAGAGGCCCAGGTAGCAGTGGCGCGTCTGGTGCCGCTCCCGTCGGGCTATTACCTCACCTGGGGCGGCCAATTCGAGAACCAACAACAGGCGATGGCACGCCTGGCCGTGGTTGTCCCTTTGGTCATTGGCCTGATCTTTCTGCTGCTGTTTTTCACATTCGGAAACCTGAGGCAGGCCGCACTCATTCTCCTCGCGATTCCGTTCGCAATGGTCGGCGGCCTCCTGGCGCTCTTGCTCGGCGGGCTGTATCTCTCGGTTCCGGCCTCTGTCGGCTTTATCGCATTGTTCGGTGTGGCGGTGCTCAATGGGGTCGTGAAGATCGCCTACATCAACCAACTGCGGGAACAGGGCATGGCATTGGATGAAGCGGTGCTGACCGGGATGGTTCTCCGATTGCGTCCGGTCCTGATGACTGCAGTTGTCGCGATGATGGCGCTCCTTCCTCTGCTGCTGGCCACCGGACCCGGTTCCGAAATCCAACGCCCACTCGCAACAGTGGTGATCGGGGGGTTGTTTTCCTCCACGGCCTTGACCCTCCTGGTCTTGCCGGTGCTCTATCGATGGATGGAACAACGACTCGTTCAACGGCGCGAAGCCGAGTCCTCAACGCTCCTCCGAGGGGCTGGCAGGGAGGCGACGACCTGA
- a CDS encoding heavy metal translocating P-type ATPase — MSMMEWIVIIGGISLIAWINWYFFLARQPVSNAGIDGEGVQEVAIVVEGGYHPAVVSVKRDKLVRLVFDRRERSGCSEEIVFSDFGVRKFLPAFRKTSLELTPAQTGHFEFTCGMSMLRGRLIVQEETDSENTMPTTIPVMGIEKRNRTETTDTGTTATTREKVMIPVKGMTCAACQARVQRALQATPGVLNASVNLMLKHAAVTYDPMVTSPMVLVEAIRETGYGAELGAQDQSAFDEQEAQDRAQEEEYRELRHKALWSGSIGLLAMALSMPLMGSAEADVHGPVADPFMRWAMKSMTPAIHAVAPWLYAFTPWVLSYTLLALTLLVMGWAGRHFYVRAWSAFRHHSADMNTLIAVGTGAAFLYSVLATVAPEFFLNRGVLPDLYYEAVVMIIALILTGNALEARAKRQTSAALRRLVELQPNTARVVRAGAEIDIPVNEVQSEEIVIVRPGERIPVDGTIISGTSAVDESMVTGESLPVEKQPGDRLIGGTINRTGAFRYRATTLGADSVLAHIVKLMRDAQGSRAPIQRLADQVSGIFVPIVLSLAIATFVIWFVTVDQAPAVRAFAAAVAVLIIACPCAMGLAVPTAVMVATGKGAEGGILIKGGEALQRAGQINTVVLDKTGTITEGRPTVTDVVPVLGTEWSENDLVRLVASIETSSEHPLAEAILRYAKEQALSLETVDSFHSVTGRGATGVVDGAALAVGNEALMGEYAVDLAAMKAEAERLAGEGKTPMYIVINGKLAGLIAVADPIKPTSREAIHRLKRLGLTVVMLTGDHHRTAEAIARQAGIDRVVAGVLPDGKVVEVRRRQQAGEVVAMVGDGINDAPALAQADVGFAIGTGTDIALEASDVTLMRNDLHGVVSAILLARRTMRTMKQNLFWAFVYNVVGIPVAAGILYPAFGILLSPILASAAMAFSSVSVVTNSLRLRRVRVA; from the coding sequence ATGAGCATGATGGAATGGATCGTCATCATCGGCGGCATCTCCTTAATCGCCTGGATCAATTGGTATTTCTTTCTGGCCCGACAGCCGGTGTCGAACGCCGGGATCGACGGGGAGGGAGTCCAGGAGGTCGCCATTGTGGTTGAAGGCGGCTATCACCCAGCCGTGGTAAGCGTGAAGAGGGACAAGCTGGTCCGGCTCGTCTTCGACCGACGAGAACGGTCAGGTTGTTCGGAAGAGATCGTCTTTTCGGATTTCGGGGTCCGCAAGTTCTTGCCCGCCTTCCGAAAGACCTCGCTCGAGCTGACGCCGGCACAGACAGGCCATTTCGAATTCACCTGCGGGATGAGCATGTTGCGCGGTCGGCTCATTGTGCAAGAGGAGACTGACTCGGAGAATACCATGCCAACCACGATTCCTGTGATGGGGATAGAGAAACGGAACCGGACAGAGACGACTGACACCGGAACCACAGCAACGACCCGTGAGAAGGTCATGATTCCCGTGAAGGGAATGACCTGCGCCGCCTGTCAGGCGCGAGTGCAACGGGCGTTGCAGGCAACGCCGGGCGTCCTCAACGCCTCAGTGAACCTCATGCTGAAGCATGCCGCCGTCACGTACGATCCTATGGTGACCTCCCCCATGGTCCTGGTCGAGGCGATCCGCGAGACCGGCTATGGCGCGGAACTAGGCGCGCAGGATCAGAGCGCGTTCGATGAGCAGGAGGCACAGGATCGGGCGCAGGAGGAAGAATATCGGGAACTCAGGCACAAGGCGCTGTGGAGTGGAAGCATCGGTCTACTGGCCATGGCACTGTCCATGCCGCTCATGGGGTCTGCCGAGGCGGATGTTCATGGACCGGTTGCCGATCCGTTCATGCGATGGGCGATGAAATCCATGACCCCCGCCATCCACGCCGTCGCTCCCTGGCTCTATGCGTTCACCCCATGGGTGCTCTCGTACACGCTGCTCGCGCTGACCTTGCTCGTCATGGGGTGGGCAGGGCGACATTTCTACGTGCGCGCCTGGTCCGCCTTCCGACATCACTCGGCGGATATGAACACACTCATCGCAGTCGGCACAGGGGCAGCCTTCCTCTACTCCGTGCTGGCGACTGTGGCGCCGGAGTTCTTTCTGAATCGGGGCGTGCTGCCGGACCTCTATTATGAGGCGGTGGTCATGATCATTGCGCTGATCCTGACCGGCAACGCGCTGGAGGCACGGGCCAAACGACAGACCTCTGCGGCCTTGAGGCGTCTGGTGGAACTCCAACCGAACACGGCGCGGGTGGTGCGGGCCGGCGCTGAGATAGACATCCCAGTGAACGAAGTGCAGAGCGAGGAGATCGTGATCGTGCGACCGGGAGAACGCATTCCTGTAGATGGAACCATCATTTCAGGGACCAGCGCGGTCGATGAATCGATGGTGACGGGCGAATCATTGCCGGTCGAGAAACAGCCAGGGGATCGCCTCATTGGCGGCACGATCAATCGGACCGGCGCCTTCCGGTATCGCGCGACGACGCTGGGGGCGGACAGCGTCCTGGCCCATATCGTCAAGCTGATGCGTGATGCTCAGGGCTCACGGGCACCCATCCAGAGGCTTGCCGATCAGGTCAGCGGGATCTTCGTGCCGATCGTGCTGTCACTCGCGATCGCGACGTTTGTGATCTGGTTTGTGACCGTTGACCAGGCGCCGGCCGTGCGTGCGTTTGCCGCGGCGGTGGCGGTCCTGATCATTGCCTGCCCCTGCGCGATGGGACTTGCCGTGCCGACTGCCGTCATGGTGGCGACCGGCAAGGGAGCCGAAGGGGGTATCTTGATCAAGGGCGGCGAGGCGTTGCAGCGGGCCGGTCAGATCAACACCGTCGTGTTGGATAAGACCGGCACGATCACCGAAGGGCGGCCGACCGTCACGGACGTGGTACCGGTTTTGGGTACAGAGTGGTCTGAAAACGATCTCGTACGACTGGTCGCCTCGATCGAGACCTCCTCTGAACATCCGCTGGCGGAGGCGATCCTGCGGTATGCGAAGGAGCAGGCGCTGTCCCTCGAGACGGTAGACTCGTTCCACTCCGTCACGGGACGGGGCGCGACCGGCGTGGTAGACGGCGCCGCGCTGGCTGTCGGCAATGAGGCACTCATGGGTGAGTATGCGGTGGATCTCGCCGCAATGAAAGCGGAAGCGGAACGTCTAGCCGGTGAGGGAAAAACGCCGATGTATATCGTGATCAACGGGAAGTTGGCGGGGTTGATCGCGGTAGCCGATCCGATCAAGCCGACATCCCGTGAAGCCATACACAGGCTGAAACGACTGGGGCTCACGGTGGTGATGCTGACGGGGGATCACCACCGCACGGCAGAGGCCATCGCACGGCAGGCCGGGATCGACCGCGTGGTCGCTGGGGTATTGCCGGATGGCAAAGTGGTCGAGGTCCGACGCCGTCAGCAGGCAGGAGAGGTCGTCGCGATGGTGGGCGATGGCATCAATGATGCTCCAGCCTTGGCGCAGGCCGATGTCGGGTTCGCGATCGGCACCGGCACCGATATCGCCCTGGAAGCGAGCGACGTGACGTTGATGCGGAACGATCTCCACGGCGTCGTGTCGGCTATTCTTCTGGCCAGGCGAACGATGCGGACGATGAAACAGAATTTGTTCTGGGCATTTGTCTACAACGTCGTCGGCATTCCGGTCGCGGCCGGCATCCTCTACCCGGCCTTCGGCATTCTGCTCAGTCCCATTCTCGCCAGTGCGGCCATGGCGTTCAGTTCAGTCAGCGTGGTGACGAACAGCTTGCGACTCCGGCGTGTGCGGGTCGCGTGA
- a CDS encoding TolC family protein, which produces MRPALVWRIVAALGCAMIFESYPTGYATEPSPGGYTLSQIVQLALRHNPMMNGAEAVLEQSQSQRVTAGAYLNPTITGSAGRGSIRDPNTGVSITERTITVEQPLEWLGKRTARQRAADAGVAGALAGMDETKVLVMTEVKGAFFQLLLAQQDAQLARENLKTVEDLVKLVSARVSTREAPKFELVKATVELQKTRKDLARADNALLVARAKLNTVTGKALGESFAIQGEFETARAGLELHILIEQALDRHPALRRQQKAVEQAEFTIEQERASRMPNVAVIGQYHREAGDESITAGLSVPLPLWYRRQGEIGTAMGAHRRAQAERARVQQELEQTITQHFQEVRTAQEQMQVFEQGLLYQAKEAFDIAQFSFRHGVASLLEVIDAQRVYRQTLLEYAQARADHSIALARLERAVGGLP; this is translated from the coding sequence ATGAGGCCTGCACTCGTTTGGAGAATCGTCGCCGCGCTCGGATGCGCGATGATATTTGAGTCATATCCGACGGGCTATGCCACAGAACCGAGCCCGGGCGGATACACGCTGAGCCAAATCGTACAACTCGCGCTCCGACACAACCCAATGATGAACGGCGCGGAAGCAGTGCTGGAACAGAGTCAAAGTCAGCGCGTCACGGCCGGTGCCTATTTGAATCCCACCATCACGGGGTCGGCCGGCCGTGGGTCGATTCGGGACCCAAATACCGGTGTTTCGATCACCGAACGGACGATCACCGTGGAGCAGCCGCTGGAGTGGCTGGGCAAACGCACAGCCCGACAACGCGCCGCCGACGCAGGTGTGGCCGGCGCCCTCGCCGGCATGGACGAAACAAAAGTGCTGGTCATGACCGAAGTAAAAGGGGCGTTTTTCCAGTTGCTCCTGGCGCAACAGGATGCACAGCTCGCGAGGGAGAACCTGAAGACGGTCGAAGATCTTGTGAAATTGGTGAGTGCGCGGGTCAGCACGCGAGAAGCGCCGAAATTCGAGTTGGTCAAGGCAACCGTTGAACTCCAAAAAACACGGAAGGATCTGGCGAGGGCGGACAACGCGCTCCTGGTGGCTCGTGCCAAACTCAATACGGTCACAGGTAAGGCCCTCGGAGAATCATTTGCCATCCAGGGGGAGTTTGAAACGGCGAGGGCGGGTCTGGAACTCCATATCCTGATAGAGCAGGCACTCGACCGACATCCCGCACTTCGCCGACAACAGAAAGCGGTCGAGCAAGCCGAATTTACGATCGAACAGGAACGCGCCTCGCGCATGCCGAACGTGGCCGTGATCGGCCAGTATCATCGAGAAGCCGGTGACGAATCCATCACGGCGGGGCTGAGTGTGCCGCTGCCCCTGTGGTATCGCCGACAGGGAGAGATCGGGACGGCGATGGGAGCTCATCGACGAGCGCAAGCCGAACGGGCTCGCGTGCAGCAGGAACTGGAGCAGACCATCACGCAGCATTTTCAGGAGGTGCGGACCGCTCAAGAACAGATGCAGGTCTTCGAGCAAGGACTCCTCTATCAAGCCAAAGAAGCGTTCGACATCGCCCAGTTCAGTTTTCGCCATGGAGTGGCGAGTTTGCTCGAAGTCATCGATGCGCAGCGTGTCTACCGCCAGACGCTCCTCGAATATGCCCAGGCACGAGCCGATCATTCCATCGCGCTGGCCCGATTGGAGCGGGCGGTGGGAGGGTTGCCATGA
- the tnpA gene encoding IS200/IS605 family transposase, which translates to MADQKEEEVRKGAHCAWQIHYHMAFPVKYRKALLDEAVTAIIEEMAAEIAERFPIEREAMGTDQNQTHLRCSAHPNMAPGRIVQMFKSITAREIFRRKPAVKRVLWGGELWTDGYDVATVGARANWQTVERYVQRQGHPREDLRQLRMV; encoded by the coding sequence ATGGCGGACCAGAAGGAAGAAGAAGTCAGAAAGGGGGCTCACTGTGCATGGCAAATCCACTACCATATGGCGTTTCCGGTGAAATACCGCAAGGCGCTGCTGGATGAGGCGGTGACGGCGATCATCGAGGAAATGGCGGCTGAGATTGCGGAACGATTTCCAATCGAGAGGGAAGCGATGGGGACGGACCAGAATCAGACCCATCTGCGCTGCAGTGCCCATCCGAACATGGCGCCGGGACGGATTGTGCAGATGTTCAAGAGCATCACGGCACGGGAAATCTTTCGACGGAAGCCTGCCGTCAAACGGGTGCTGTGGGGCGGGGAATTGTGGACCGACGGGTACGATGTGGCGACGGTGGGGGCGCGAGCGAACTGGCAGACCGTCGAACGGTACGTGCAGCGGCAAGGGCACCCCCGCGAAGATCTCCGGCAGCTCCGAATGGTTTAG